A single region of the Triticum dicoccoides isolate Atlit2015 ecotype Zavitan chromosome 2B, WEW_v2.0, whole genome shotgun sequence genome encodes:
- the LOC119366578 gene encoding small glutamine-rich tetratricopeptide repeat-containing protein-like isoform X1, translating into MGNMTRSDSPVSRRIVLSFLDFLNSVELAAGADPEALEVAKDCLESLFSINSSSTSERIQPGLLLELFTSLQANEQDRARPDPVSQSVSNKPSCSASTSNIQEESNKCTTSNSEGQVEETFDLDHAGDELFAKFFAALDEINFFKTSPAGAEDPDQLSKASQFFDDALLEVRKSGRKVASLVDLAEFFKSKGNDFMRSKQHLKAVELYTGAIALSRKNAIYYCNRAAAYTLLNMCNEAVEDCLKSIDIDPNYSKAYSRLGSAYFAMGNFHDALHKGYLKASELEPGNENVRLNIEATKRKLAEQRAAPGQNTHGPHSWFGGQASSGAPFTVFPPGSAPPPPDFFNMMNRGSGNGQQPPPHSVNINLNDFFGHANVNANAQGPMAGDPGSHTPAAPFPANAAVPPGFPFMGAGTEANHAHQASGRHGGGQGEPAGAQADAGIHINIGESMVSPEQAAEALRAVMQMFGPQMGPNDGGAGAPRGPPPPPPGSI; encoded by the exons ATGGGGAACATGACCCGGTCGGACTCCCCCGTCTCGCGCCGCATCGTCCTCTCCTTCCTCGACTTCCTCAACTCCG TTGAGTTAGCTGCTGGGGCTGACCCTGAAGCTCTTGAAGTCGCTAAGGATTGCCTGGAGTCCCTTTTTAGCATCAACTCATCATCAACTAGTGAGAGGATACAGCCAGGACTTCTACTTGAACTCTTTACTTCTCTGCAAGCTAATGAACAAGATAGGGCAAGGCCAGATCCCGTGTCACAATCAGTGTCAAACAAACCTTCCTGCAGTGCAAGTACTTCCAATATCCAAGAAGAGTCAAATAAATGTACAACATCAAAT AGTGAAGGCCAAGTGGAAGAAACCTTTGACCTAG ATCATGCAGGAGATGAGCTGTTTGCAAAATTCTTTGCCGCGCTTGATGAAATAAATTTCTTCAAGACATCACCAGCTGGTGCTGAGGATCCTGATCAACTTTCAAAAGCATCACAATTCTTCGATGATGCATTACTG GAGGTGCGCAAGTCGGGAAGAAAGGTGGCAAGCTTAGTAGACCTTGCAGAATTCTTTAAATCAAAAG gcaatgacttcatgagatCAAAACAACACCTAAAAGCTGTAGAGCTGTACACTGGTGCCATTGCATTGAGCAGAAAAAATGCCATTTACTATTGTAACAG GGCTGCTGCATATACGCTTCTTAATATGTGCAATGAAGCTGTTGAGGACTGCCTGAAGTCAATTGATATTGATCCGAACTACAGCAAAGCATATAGCCGACTTGGATCTGCTTATTTTGCAATGGGGAATTTTCATGATGCTTTACACAAGGGATACTTGAAAG CctctgaacttgagcctggcaatgAAAATGTTCGACTGAATATTGAG GCCACCAAAAGGAAGCTGGCTGAACAGCGAGCTGCACCAGGACAG AACACACATGGACCTCATTCATGGTTTGGTGGCCAGGCGAGCAGTGGTGCTCCTTTCACAGTATTCCCTCCTGGAAGTGCTCCACCTCCTCCTGACTTCTTCAATATGATGAACCGTGGGTCTGGTAATGGGCAGCAGCCACCTCCGCACTCCGTAAATATAAATCTGAACGACTTCTTTGGTCATGCAAACGTCAATGCGAATGCCCAAGGACCAATGGCTGGGGATCCAGGCAGCCATACGCCAGCAGCTCCTTTCCCAGCAAACGCCGCAGTCCCTCCTGGTTTCCCCTTCATGGGCGCAGGCACCGAAGCAAATCATGCACATCAGGCTTCAGGCAGACATGGCGGGGGGCAGGGTGAACCCGCAGGTGCCCAGGCGGACGCCGGCATCCACATAAATATTGGGGAGAGCATGGTGAGCCCAGAGCAGGCTGCTGAGGCTCTGAGAGCTGTGATGCAGATGTTTGGACCGCAGATGGGCCCCAATGATGGCGGTGCTGGTGCGCCTAGAG gaccgccaccgccaccacctggtTCAATCTGA
- the LOC119366578 gene encoding small glutamine-rich tetratricopeptide repeat-containing protein-like isoform X2 — MGNMTRSDSPVSRRIVLSFLDFLNSVELAAGADPEALEVAKDCLESLFSINSSSTSERIQPGLLLELFTSLQANEQDRARPDPVSQSVSNKPSCSASTSNIQEESNKCTTSNSEGQVEETFDLGDELFAKFFAALDEINFFKTSPAGAEDPDQLSKASQFFDDALLEVRKSGRKVASLVDLAEFFKSKGNDFMRSKQHLKAVELYTGAIALSRKNAIYYCNRAAAYTLLNMCNEAVEDCLKSIDIDPNYSKAYSRLGSAYFAMGNFHDALHKGYLKASELEPGNENVRLNIEATKRKLAEQRAAPGQNTHGPHSWFGGQASSGAPFTVFPPGSAPPPPDFFNMMNRGSGNGQQPPPHSVNINLNDFFGHANVNANAQGPMAGDPGSHTPAAPFPANAAVPPGFPFMGAGTEANHAHQASGRHGGGQGEPAGAQADAGIHINIGESMVSPEQAAEALRAVMQMFGPQMGPNDGGAGAPRGPPPPPPGSI, encoded by the exons ATGGGGAACATGACCCGGTCGGACTCCCCCGTCTCGCGCCGCATCGTCCTCTCCTTCCTCGACTTCCTCAACTCCG TTGAGTTAGCTGCTGGGGCTGACCCTGAAGCTCTTGAAGTCGCTAAGGATTGCCTGGAGTCCCTTTTTAGCATCAACTCATCATCAACTAGTGAGAGGATACAGCCAGGACTTCTACTTGAACTCTTTACTTCTCTGCAAGCTAATGAACAAGATAGGGCAAGGCCAGATCCCGTGTCACAATCAGTGTCAAACAAACCTTCCTGCAGTGCAAGTACTTCCAATATCCAAGAAGAGTCAAATAAATGTACAACATCAAAT AGTGAAGGCCAAGTGGAAGAAACCTTTGACCTAG GAGATGAGCTGTTTGCAAAATTCTTTGCCGCGCTTGATGAAATAAATTTCTTCAAGACATCACCAGCTGGTGCTGAGGATCCTGATCAACTTTCAAAAGCATCACAATTCTTCGATGATGCATTACTG GAGGTGCGCAAGTCGGGAAGAAAGGTGGCAAGCTTAGTAGACCTTGCAGAATTCTTTAAATCAAAAG gcaatgacttcatgagatCAAAACAACACCTAAAAGCTGTAGAGCTGTACACTGGTGCCATTGCATTGAGCAGAAAAAATGCCATTTACTATTGTAACAG GGCTGCTGCATATACGCTTCTTAATATGTGCAATGAAGCTGTTGAGGACTGCCTGAAGTCAATTGATATTGATCCGAACTACAGCAAAGCATATAGCCGACTTGGATCTGCTTATTTTGCAATGGGGAATTTTCATGATGCTTTACACAAGGGATACTTGAAAG CctctgaacttgagcctggcaatgAAAATGTTCGACTGAATATTGAG GCCACCAAAAGGAAGCTGGCTGAACAGCGAGCTGCACCAGGACAG AACACACATGGACCTCATTCATGGTTTGGTGGCCAGGCGAGCAGTGGTGCTCCTTTCACAGTATTCCCTCCTGGAAGTGCTCCACCTCCTCCTGACTTCTTCAATATGATGAACCGTGGGTCTGGTAATGGGCAGCAGCCACCTCCGCACTCCGTAAATATAAATCTGAACGACTTCTTTGGTCATGCAAACGTCAATGCGAATGCCCAAGGACCAATGGCTGGGGATCCAGGCAGCCATACGCCAGCAGCTCCTTTCCCAGCAAACGCCGCAGTCCCTCCTGGTTTCCCCTTCATGGGCGCAGGCACCGAAGCAAATCATGCACATCAGGCTTCAGGCAGACATGGCGGGGGGCAGGGTGAACCCGCAGGTGCCCAGGCGGACGCCGGCATCCACATAAATATTGGGGAGAGCATGGTGAGCCCAGAGCAGGCTGCTGAGGCTCTGAGAGCTGTGATGCAGATGTTTGGACCGCAGATGGGCCCCAATGATGGCGGTGCTGGTGCGCCTAGAG gaccgccaccgccaccacctggtTCAATCTGA